The following are encoded together in the Bacillus sp. V2I10 genome:
- a CDS encoding low molecular weight protein-tyrosine-phosphatase: MIKVVFVCLGNICRSPMAEGIMRHLIEEQGLSRAIVTDSAGTGDWHIGHQPHEGTRKILDHHKIGYEGIQARKVTLDDLMEVDYIIAMDNENLGYLRRLAGYSKTGYVGRLMDFVPDSDLADVPDPYFTDNFEEVYEMVYTGCSHLLARIKIEHNL, translated from the coding sequence ATGATTAAAGTAGTATTTGTTTGTTTAGGGAATATATGCCGATCCCCGATGGCAGAAGGAATAATGAGGCACTTAATTGAGGAGCAGGGTCTAAGCAGGGCTATTGTGACAGATTCAGCCGGAACAGGGGACTGGCATATCGGACATCAGCCCCACGAAGGAACAAGGAAAATTCTTGATCATCACAAAATTGGGTATGAAGGGATACAGGCAAGAAAGGTGACCCTTGATGATCTCATGGAAGTCGATTACATTATTGCGATGGACAATGAAAACCTTGGTTACTTAAGAAGGCTTGCGGGCTACTCCAAAACCGGCTATGTCGGAAGGTTAATGGATTTTGTGCCGGATTCAGATCTGGCAGACGTACCGGATCCTTATTTTACAGACAACTTTGAAGAGGTTTACGAAATGGTGTACACAGGATGTTCTCATTTGCTTGCGCGTATTAAAATAGAACATAACTTATAA
- a CDS encoding YtxH domain-containing protein, with the protein MSNESNSLFLKGLFAGAAVGGALTLLHKPTRDQFVAQGKSLKDKTALYIENPSLLTEEIKQQIDQAKNVIQEAKEDIEFINEKINELKETTPQMIEMIEETKERFITDHKER; encoded by the coding sequence ATGAGTAATGAATCGAACAGTTTGTTTCTAAAAGGCCTATTTGCCGGTGCAGCGGTTGGAGGAGCACTTACTCTTCTCCATAAGCCGACAAGAGATCAGTTTGTCGCACAGGGAAAATCCTTAAAAGACAAAACAGCCCTTTATATTGAAAATCCGTCTCTATTGACAGAAGAGATCAAACAGCAGATTGATCAGGCAAAAAACGTGATTCAGGAAGCTAAAGAAGATATTGAATTTATCAATGAAAAAATAAATGAACTAAAAGAAACAACACCTCAAATGATTGAAATGATAGAAGAAACAAAAGAAAGGTTTATAACAGATCACAAAGAGAGGTGA
- a CDS encoding YihY/virulence factor BrkB family protein — MKSVKQHQHKQKSILRDLFERFSKDEIIGLSAELAYFFLLSLFPFLIFLMTLIAFLPLSQEDILNFLAQYAPGESVAIIKETLAEIVSNSNGGLLSFGILATLWSASNGINAIVRAFNRAYDVSESRSFIVARGMSVLLTIAMVFVILVALLLPVFGKEIGMFLFSVFGLSEEFLTVWNMGRWIVSAIILFIVFTALYFFAPNKHLHLKDAMPGAVLATIGWAFVSFAFSYYVGSFGHYSAAYGSLGGIIVLMIWFYLSGMIIMIGGELNAILYKRKGSH; from the coding sequence ATGAAAAGCGTGAAGCAGCACCAGCATAAACAGAAATCCATCCTGAGAGATCTGTTTGAGCGTTTTTCAAAAGATGAAATCATTGGCCTTTCGGCAGAGCTCGCCTATTTCTTTTTACTTTCACTGTTTCCATTTTTAATCTTTTTAATGACTCTTATAGCCTTTCTTCCGCTTTCTCAGGAAGATATACTGAATTTTCTTGCGCAATATGCACCCGGAGAATCCGTTGCTATTATCAAAGAAACATTGGCTGAAATCGTCAGCAATTCAAATGGAGGATTGCTGTCGTTTGGGATCCTTGCCACTTTGTGGTCTGCCTCAAATGGGATTAACGCTATTGTCCGTGCCTTTAATCGCGCCTATGATGTCTCAGAGAGCAGATCATTTATAGTAGCAAGGGGTATGTCGGTTTTGCTTACAATTGCGATGGTTTTTGTCATTTTAGTTGCCCTGCTTTTGCCTGTATTCGGGAAAGAAATTGGCATGTTCCTTTTTTCTGTATTTGGACTGTCAGAAGAATTTTTAACCGTGTGGAATATGGGAAGATGGATTGTCAGTGCAATTATTTTGTTCATTGTTTTTACAGCTCTTTATTTCTTTGCCCCGAATAAGCATTTGCACCTGAAGGATGCAATGCCGGGTGCTGTTTTAGCCACAATTGGATGGGCCTTCGTGTCATTTGCCTTTTCTTATTATGTCGGGAGCTTTGGCCATTACAGTGCTGCCTATGGGAGTTTAGGCGGAATCATTGTTCTGATGATCTGGTTTTATCTATCCGGAATGATCATTATGATTGGCGGAGAGTTAAATGCCATTCTATACAAAAGAAAAGGGTCTCATTAA
- a CDS encoding DUF1128 domain-containing protein gives MNNLSEKSVENVEYMIEQIKEKLRVINIGAIKPSHFDEEMYEELKDIYDLVMKKNTFSPNEMQAIVEELGNLRKV, from the coding sequence TTGAATAATCTATCAGAAAAATCAGTTGAAAACGTAGAATACATGATTGAACAAATTAAAGAAAAACTGCGCGTCATTAACATCGGAGCGATTAAACCGTCACATTTTGACGAAGAAATGTATGAAGAATTGAAGGATATATACGATTTAGTCATGAAGAAGAATACATTTTCACCAAATGAAATGCAGGCTATTGTTGAAGAGCTTGGAAATCTCCGCAAAGTTTAA
- a CDS encoding BH0509 family protein, with translation MKRQERKNMIEFIAKMKDIETETLMYMTDEDIEHIYSSAYHSYIQLAE, from the coding sequence ATGAAAAGACAAGAGCGCAAAAACATGATCGAATTTATCGCAAAAATGAAGGATATTGAAACAGAAACATTGATGTATATGACTGATGAGGATATCGAGCATATTTATTCATCGGCATATCATAGTTATATCCAGCTTGCTGAATAA